CTTGCGCTCCGCCCCGCGCGCCTTGAGATCCGCGTCCTCGGCCTTCGCTGCGGCCTTGTCCTGTCCCTTCTCCTGAACGTCCTCGGCGGTACCGGCCTGCGTGCTGGCCGGCGCCGAAGAGGCGGCGGGCACAGCCGTCGCGTCCGGCACGGCAGCCTGCGGCGAGGGCGAGGGATTGGGCGATACCGGCGTCGCCGGCCCCGTCTCCGCTGCTGCGGGCGCCACCTTGATCGGCGTGGTCGCGGCCGCCTGCGTTGCCGCAAGATACGAGGTGGTCGTCGGACTTGGCGACGGCGTCTCCGGCACGGAACGCGCGAGCTTGGCCTGCTCGAACACCTGCGAACTCGGATGCATGCCCTCCGCGATCATGAGCCCGCCGCCGAGACCGGCCGCGACGGCGATGGCGACCGTTCCGGCTCCCGCAAAAAAAGCTGTCGAGGTGCGCATGGCCTTGCTCCGCTATTGTTCGGCCGGGCAACGCGGCGCGCGCAGCGATGTTCCGAGGACGACAAGCGCGCCTTGAGCGCGATGGGCTTTCTGATAGCGTCGGCAACAAGCCCCGCGACGCCATAACGATCGCGGCATCTCGGGAGGATCGTCCATGAGCCTACAGCTTCATTCGTTTCCGGTCGTCTGCGAGCAGACCCTGCTCACGCTGTCGCGTCATCCGTCGCGCACCGCCTTCAGCTGGCCGGACGGATCGCTGACCTATCAGGGCGCGATCGACCTGATCGGCCGCATGCAGTCCGTGTTCATGCGGCTCGGCCTGCCGCCGGGAACACGCGTCGCGTTCCTCAGCGCGAACCGCGCCGATGCCTGGTGCGCCGGCACGGCGGCGCAGCTGTCGCGGCTCGCCATCACCTGGCTGCATCCGCTGGGCTCGCTCGACGATCAGCTGTTCCAGCTCGCCGATTCCGAATCGCAGGTGCTGGTGATCGATGCCGCCGCGTTCCACGACCGCGGCGGCGAACTGGCCGCGCGCTCGGGCGGCCTGCGCCACGTGTTGACGCTGGGCGCAGCCGGCTATGGCGTCGACCTCCTCGCCGCGATCGAGCAGTCAGGCCACGCCAGCGCGCGCAACTTCGCCACGCCCGAGGACATCGCGACCTTGAACTACACCGGCGGCACCACCGGAAAGTCGAAGGGCGCGCTGCGCCATCACCGGGAATATGGCGGCTTCGCCACCGCGATCCTCGCCGATTTCGAGATCCCGGAGCGCGCCCGCTATCTGACGGTCGCCCCGATCAGCCATGTCGCCGGCACCAAGGTGCTGCCGACCCTGATGCGGGGCGGCACCGTGCACATGCTGAAGGGATTTGATCCTGAGGCCGTGCTCGCGACCATCGCGCGCGAGCGCATCAACTTCACGCTGTTCGTGCCGACGATGATCTACGTGCTGCTCGATCATCCCGCGTTAGCTAAGACAGATCTCTCCTCGCTCGAGCTCGTGCTGTACGGCGCCTCGGCGATGTCGCCGACGCGGCTGGTCGAAGGCATCGAGCGCATCGGCCCGGTGTTCTCGCAGCTCTATGGCCAGACCGAATGCTATCCCGTCTCGGTGCTGCGGAAGGCCGATCATGATCCGAAGCAGCCGGAGCTGTTCCTGTCCTGCGGCTTCCCGATCGCGGCCTGCGAGGTCAAGATTCTCGATGACCATGATCAGGAGGTCGCGCTGGGCGAGGCCGGCGAGATCTGCGTGCGCGCGCCGCATGTGATGGCGGAGTATTGGCAGCGGCCGGACATCACCGCCGAGACCTTGAAGAACGGCTGGCTGCACACCGGCGACATCGCCCGCCGCGACGAGCGCGGCTACATGTACATCCTCGACCGCAAGAAGGACATGATCGTCTCCGGCGGCTTCAACATCTTCCCGCGCGAGATCGAGGACGTGCTGACGCAACATGCCGACGTGGCGATGTGCGCGGTGGTCGGCGTGCCCGACGACAAATGGGGCGAGGCGGTCACCGCGATCGTGGTGCCGCGCGCCGGCGCGCAGATCGACGCTGCCGAGCTGATCGAGCTCGTGAAGGCGCGCAAGGGCTCGGCCCATGCGCCCAAGAGCATCTCGTTCGTCAAGGAGCTGCCGATGACCGGCGTCGGCAAGGTCGACAAGAAGGTGCTGCGCGCACGGTTCTGGGAGGGCCGCGGGCGGATGGTGGGGTAGCGGCATCATCAGCTCCCTCGATCGCCACCGTCATTGCGAGGCGCTCTTGCGCCGAAGCAATCCAGGGCCGCGGATGAGGCCCTGGATTGCTTCGCTCCGCTCGCAACGACGGCAATCCAGACTCGCGGCTTTGCAATGCCGATGGAAGCTCTCGCCCGTAGCCGCCGCGCTCCGCTGTCGTCCCGGGCAAGTGAAGCGCGACCCGGGATCCATAACCACAGGGCAGCGTCGTAAGCGCTGACGTAGCGACCCGCGTGCCTCGACCGTCGTCTTATGATCATGGGTCCCGGCGTTCGCCGGGACGACAGCCTTTGTGTGGCGCGATACTCGCCACGCGATCCGCTGTATCCAAACAACACTGAATGCGCTGCCCCCATTGCAGACATGACATTGCTGCCTCGCGGCGCATCTGCGTCCGAGTCTTGCTGGTGTCGT
This region of Bradyrhizobium sp. SZCCHNS1050 genomic DNA includes:
- a CDS encoding AMP-binding protein yields the protein MSLQLHSFPVVCEQTLLTLSRHPSRTAFSWPDGSLTYQGAIDLIGRMQSVFMRLGLPPGTRVAFLSANRADAWCAGTAAQLSRLAITWLHPLGSLDDQLFQLADSESQVLVIDAAAFHDRGGELAARSGGLRHVLTLGAAGYGVDLLAAIEQSGHASARNFATPEDIATLNYTGGTTGKSKGALRHHREYGGFATAILADFEIPERARYLTVAPISHVAGTKVLPTLMRGGTVHMLKGFDPEAVLATIARERINFTLFVPTMIYVLLDHPALAKTDLSSLELVLYGASAMSPTRLVEGIERIGPVFSQLYGQTECYPVSVLRKADHDPKQPELFLSCGFPIAACEVKILDDHDQEVALGEAGEICVRAPHVMAEYWQRPDITAETLKNGWLHTGDIARRDERGYMYILDRKKDMIVSGGFNIFPREIEDVLTQHADVAMCAVVGVPDDKWGEAVTAIVVPRAGAQIDAAELIELVKARKGSAHAPKSISFVKELPMTGVGKVDKKVLRARFWEGRGRMVG